AAACTCATCGCCCTCTTTATAGGTATGCTGCATCGTGCTTTTTTCTAAAGTAGCTTGGGGCACAGTTTCCCCCGCTCGGAACGTTTTTTCCATCACGCTCCCACTCTGGACATTTTTTAACTTAGTTCGGACAAAGGCAGAACCTTTACCTGGCTTGACGTGTAGGAATTCAAGCACTCGCCATACAGACCCATCCAATACAATTGAAACACCGGGTCGAAAGTCGTTACTGGAGATCATGAAACTTTCAAATTTTGGAAGACAATCGGCATTTATTGTACCCTTCTAGAGTCGTCATTGGGCATTTGTCATTAGTTAGTTGTCATTTGTTCCCCTGCCCTAGACCTCTGATCCACTCAGCCCTTAACGTGGGAAGATTATTTATGGGTTACGTCCAGTCAACAAATTAATGCTGCATTTGAGTTATCCCATGCTTAACTTATTAAAATCCTGGCTGAAGAACAGCCTAATGGCAATACTGCTGGTAACAATATTTTTAGGCATAACTACAGCTGGGTGGACTCCCTCCAGTAGCGCCGCATTGCCATCTGGCAACGCAATTACCGATGGCAAGGCTTTGTTGCGGTATGCACTCCCGATAGATAACAAACCTGTACGGCAACTACAAGCCAGTTTAGAAGACATCTCAGCCCAACTGAGAGCGAATCGGCGGTGGGGTGCTATTTCCAAGGACATCAGCCAAGCATCCCGTATTCTCGATAAACCCTCCCAAATCTTAACAAGCGTTCCCACAGAACGCCAACCCCAAGCCGAAGCTTGGATTAGCGAGTTGAAATCTGGGGTGGGTAAATTGCAAGAATTGGCGAACAGCAAAGATAAAGAAAAAATTCTGCAAGATAGAGGCAAACTTCTGAATCTCGTGACTCAGCTAGAAGAGTCAATGGTGAAAGAATTCCCCTTTGAAGTACCTGCCCAGTTCAGCAACCTGCCACAACTTAAAGGTCATGCCACTGTAGAAATCAAAACCAACAAAGGCGATTTGACCATTGTAGTAGATGGTTATAGCGCCCCTGTCACTGCTGGTAATTTTGTCGATTTAGTACAGAAGGGTTTTTATAATGACTTAGAATTTACCCGTTCTGAAGAATCTTACTTTCTGCAAACTGGAGATCCTGCGGGGAAAGACGTGGGTTACATTGATCCCAAGACGGGCAAATATCGCGCTATTCCCTTAGAAGTCTTAGTTCAAGGTGATAAAGCACCTACTTATGGTATTACGCTAGAAGAAGCTGGTCGTTACATCGATATGCCAGTTCTACCTTTCTCTGCTTTTGGTGCAGTGGTAATGGCTCGTCCCGAAAGTGAAGTAAATGGTGGTTCATCACAATTCTTCTTCTTTTTGTTTGACCCAGAACTCACCCCCGCCGGACGCAATCTATTGGATGGTCGTTATGCCGTTTTTGGCTATCTCACCGAAGGCAGAGAAGTTTTGGATAAACTGAAGGCTGGTGACAAGATTGAATCGGCAAAAGTCGTCCAAGGAATAGAAAATTTGGTTGAGCCGCAAGCAGCATAATAAAGAGCAGGGGGAAAATAATTCCTCTTGTACAGACGCGATTCATCGCGTCTCTCCTAACTCCCCTAATTTAGATTGCCGGCAGCGAACACTCGATCGCAGTTGATCGCTAATTCTGGAAAAGTCCGTGATACAATCTCCTGAGTAGCGGTAAAAACTGTTTCTTCGTAAAATCCATCTTCCAGTAGTAACACCGAAACTTTTGCTTTCAATGGGTCTACAATCCAATATTCAGGAACCTCTAAAGCCGCATATTCAGAACGCTTATGACGATAGTCCCGTTTCACCGACTCTGGACTAACCACCTCGACAATTAGTAACGGCGGTGACTGAAATACTGCTGAGGTATTCAACAATTCTCTGGCTTGCTCCACTGTCACTACACACAAATCAGTCAACCGAGATTTATTTCTCCCCGTTCTCACCCCACTTTCTCGAAAACACAGCCAAGTTGAGCTAGAACGTTTGATTTCTACTTTCAAGGCAGTATCCAGAAAATCGACAATCAGGAAATGTTCAATAGTAGGTGGGTTCATTAGCTCTAGCTTGCCATCCACCAGTTCATAATGAAAATCGCTACCATCATCATAGGTTAAATACTCTTCAAACGTAATGCTGGTTATTGGTCTTGTTACCATCCCAACTGACTCCTAGACGATACCCTTATATTAAATCAGTAAAGCAAATCATCAGTTTTCTTAGTAATTTTGCAGCACGGAAAACCGATTGTGAATAGTGACTTATCTTCTCAACAAGTAAAAGATATCGGTGAACAAGGTCTTTTAGAAAGATTGCAGCGTTTCTGTCCACCAGAAATTATCGGCGATGATGCAGCAGTCCTTGAAACTGCATCAGGACAATCTTTGGTGGTGACTACAGATGTGCTAGTTGACGGCGTACATTTTAGCAACCTCACTACTTCCCCAGAAGATGCTGGTTGGCGAGCTGCTGCTGCCAATTTATCCGATTTAGCAGCGATGGGTGCTTCTCCATTGGGAATCACCGTTGGGTTGGGACTCCCTGGCGAAGTTAAGGTAAGTTGGGTTGAGCGACTGTATCAGGGAATGACAGAATGCCTGCAAAAATACAATACCTCAATTGTCGGGGGTGATGTGGTGCGATCGCCTGTGACCACTTTAGCAATTACCGCTTTTGGTCAAGTTAACCCTAATCAAATTATCCGCCGTTCTGCTGCTGTTGTCGGAGATGCGATCGTTGTTACAGGTGTTCATGGAGCCTCCCACGCTGGCTTAGAACTGCTCTTACATCCCGAATTAGGGCAGAACCTCAAAGATACAGAACGCACGGCTCTAATCCACGCACACCAACGCCCACAGCCACGATTAGATGTCTTACCAATCCTCTGGAAAATTCTAGAATATCAATCCAAAATCCAAAATCTAAAATCCAAAATTCCTGTAGCTGGTATGGATAGCAGCGATGGTTTGGCAGATGCGATTATTCAAATTTGCCGTGCTAGTGGCGTTGGCGCTGTCTTAGAACAAAGAGAAATTCCTGTACCAAAAACTTTTAACCATTGGTTGCCAGAAGAGCAAGCGTTAGCTTATGCTCTATACGGTGGCGAAGACTTTGAATTAGTGCTTTGCTTACCACAAGAGTTAGCATTAGCCTTAGTACAACATCTTGATCGAGGTGCTGCGATCGTGGGCAAGATTACAACCGGATCAACAGTACTATTGCACGACAAACAAAAAAAATTCCCCGACCAAGTTCTGAGTCTTAGCCAGGGATTTCAACATTTTGGTCAATAGTCCTTTGTCATTTTTTTAATGACCAATGACCAATGACCAATAACCAATGAAAAATTATTGCCACTTCTGGGCTACCAATTCTGCCAAATCCAAGACTCGTTGGCTGTAACCCCACTCGTTGTCATACCACGCCATAACTTTCACTAAGTCATTACCTAAGACTAAAGTCAAGTTAGCATCAACAATCGAAGAAGCATCATGACCTTGATAATCAGACGATACCAGTTCTAGTTCGCTGTAGGCCAAAATACCTTTAAGTGGGCCTTCGGCAGCATCTTTGAGAGCTTGGTTAACTTCTTCAGTAATAGTACGCTTCTCAACCTGAACTACGAAATCTACCATTGAGACGTTCGGGGTTGGTACACGCAAGGCAACGCCATTTAGCTTGCCTCTGAGGTCTGGGATAACCAGCGCCACTGCTTTCGCTGCACCAGTGGAGGTGGGTACAATGTTTATCGCTGCGGCCCTCGCCCGTCGCAAATCCCGGTGAGAAGCGTCTAGCAAGCGCTGATCGCCTGTATAGCTATGGGTGGTGGTCATGGTACCTTTGATGATGCCGAACTTATCGTTCAACACCTTGGCTATTGGTGCCAAGCAGTTAGTAGTACAGCTAGCATTACTGATAATGTTGTGTATGTTGTGGTCATAATCATGATGATTCACACCAACCACAAAAGTCCCATCCTCGTTTTTACCAGGAGCGGTAATCAGAACTTTCTTAGCTCCAGCATTCACATGCTTCAGCGCTCCTTCTTTGCTAGTAAATACGCCTGTTGCTTCGATAATTAGGTCAATTCCCCAATCTCTCCAGGGCAACTTTTCTGGGTTGCGATCGGATACGCACTTAATGGTCTTACCGTTAATGATGATAGAGTTATCATCGGCACTAATCTCAGCACCTTTGATCTTGCCTAGCATCGAGTCATACTTTAGCAGGTGAGCATTGGTTCTAGGGTCTGACGTGTCATTAATAGCGACAAGTTCGATTTGGCTATTCTCTCTACCCACCCAGCAACGTGCAAAGTTACGTCCAATCCGCCCGAAACCGTTGATTGCAACTCTAATCACAGTGTCTTGCCCTCTGTATTTATGCTTATATGTTGATATCGTTGACCCCAATCATATCGCAAAGGGGGTAAGCACTTATAACGATAAAGTGTTAGATCAATAAAAAAACACATAATTTATTCAGATTTGTTCGAGTAGAAATTGTTGTTAGTGATATATGATCTGACGGTTTCCGGGACTAAATAACGAATTGAGCGCCGTTCGCGGCACAATTTGCGAATTAGACTTGACGAAACTCCGACTATTGGTATATTCAAGAGTTGCCAGTGAATGGTATATAACTGCTCCTTCAGTTGTTGCTCTACTTGCTTGCAGATTAATTTGCTTTGAGTTATAGTCTCACCACCTAGCAGTCGGGGTGCGATTAACCAATCACACATTTGTGCTAGTTCGTGTCCACGGTACCAACGGGGTAAGGTTTGGAAAGTATCCAAGCCTACAATCCAGTGCCAGTGAGTATTTGGGTAAGAAGCAGATAAGTCAATCAGGGTGTTAATGGCATAAGAAGTCCCAGAGCGATTTGCCTCCACTAGTGAGACAGTAAACGCTGGGTTATCTTTTATGGCTAATTGCAGCATTTCCACACGATGCTCAAACAAAGCTGCTTCTTTGTGAGGAGGATTTAGGGATGGCACCCAAATTACCTTTTCAAGGGATACTTCTTGCATGGCTGTCTCGGCTATGAGCAGGTGTCCCCAATGAATCGGATCAAATGTGCCACCAAAAATTGCTAGTTGTTGCATCCAGTTATGCCTGGGTTTTATGCAATTGAAAAATAGTTTCATTACCAATGTACTATTGTAGTCAATTCACGGCTAAACTTGATGCAATTTCAAATCAGTTTCACTAAACAATGTATTATGTAGCCAATTCCAGTAAGGTAGACAAAATATGTATTTGACATTACAAGAATTTCTTTCCCGATGTAGCCAAAATTTTCAGAATAATCTTAACAACAGTTCAGAAATAGTAAAAACCTCCAACCAAGGTAAAATCATTCTGAACACGCAAAACCAGACCAGAAACAACATCTGGGTATTAAACATAAACACGATATAGGAGTAGTTACGGTAAAAATCAAATTCCTGTTATGATACGCGTGTCATTTGTGATTATGGTGTGGTGTGGTGTAAGAGGAGCATTAAATGACTAATTCTGTAGATTTTAGTGGTAGACCATTTCATTTTATTGGCATCGGCGGCATAGGTATGTCTGCTCTGGCATACGTTCTTGCCAAGCGTCAATTTCCAGTATCAGGTTCGGATCTTCGTCCAAACCACATTACGCACAAATTGGAATCTATCGGCGCTCATATTTTTGGTAGACAAGAGGCAAACAATCTCGAATTCTTTCGCCCTCAATTATTAAATTCACAAGAACAATTAACTGCTGATACTAAGTCAAAACTACCTCAAGTCATTTGTTCAACAGCAATTAACACGAATAATTTAGAATACAAAGCAGCATTAGAATTAGGTTGTCCGGTTTTACATCGTTCAGATGTACTAGCAGCCTTAATTGCCGATTACTACAGTATTGCAGTAGCAGGAACACACGGCAAAACTACAACCAGTAGCATGATTGGTTATATGCTGCTGGAAGCAGGTCTAGACCCAACGATTTTAGTAGGTGGCGAAGTCAATGCTTGGGAAGGTAATGCTCGATTGGGACAAAGCCAATATTTGGTAGCCGAAGCAGATGAATCTGATGGTTCATTGGTAAAACACGCTCCAGAAATTGGCATCATCACCAATATTGAACTCGATCATCCTGACCATTACGATACATTAGAAGAAGTCATCAATACCTTCCAGACATTTGCTAAGGGTTGTAAAACTTTAATAGGTAGCATTGACTGTGCTACAGTACGCGATCGCTTACAACCCACAATCAGCTACAGTTTATACTCAGATACCAACGCTGATTACACCGTCACTAATATTGATTATCGGGCTGATGGCACCACCGCTCTAGTTTGGGAAAAAGGCAAAGCCTTGGGCGTGTTAAAGTTGCGCCTGCTCAGTCGGCACAATCTCAGCAATGCCCTAGCAGCAGTTGCTGTTGGTCGCGTCTTGGGCTTAGAATTTGGAGCGATCGCTAAAGGTATTGCCACCTTTGAAGGAGCAAGACGACGCTTTGAACTCCGGGGTGAAGTTGATGGTATTACCTTCATTGATGACTATGCTCATCATCCTAGCGAGATTCGCGTTACTCTCGCCGCCGCCCGTTTACAAGCAAGACCAGGACAAAGAGTGGTTGCTATCTTCCAACCCCATCGCTATAGCCGGACACTGACCTTTTTAAAAGAATTTGCCGAATCCTTTACCCATGCTGATTTGGTTGTGCTAACGGATATTTACAGTGCAGGAGAACCCAATTTAGGGCAAATTACTGGTGAACAGCTAGCAGCAGAAATTGCTAAACAGCATTCGCACGTAGTTTATCAACCAACTTTACCCTCAGTCCAAGAGTACTTATTAAAAACATTACGCCCAGGAGACTTGGCGCTGTTTTTAGGGGCTGGGAACTTGAATCAGGTGATTCCTGAAGTAATTACTGCACTTTGCGAACCTGCTAAAGCTACATCTTAAAGTGGAGACTTTGCAAAGACTTTATTTCTGAGCAAAGCGCGCGTCTAGCAACGGTTCCATCTGTGAACTCTATTACCGTATCTTTGCGGTAAATAAATGTAAAAATTTTACCAAAAAAAGTAAAGATGACTATTTCCCAGGCAGCTGGAAACGTCTGCACAGTTTCTGCTTTGAATACAAAGAAACATCAAACAAGTAATTCGGTGGATAGTGAAGTAATTTACTTACCAAATACTGATTGTACGATCAAGCCCCAGGCTTGCTTGTCAGCATTTACTTCCTATAGAGTTGGGGGAGCAGCTGATTTATACGTTGCTCCCCGAAACTTAGAAGCACTGCAAGCCAGTCTGAAATACGCAAAAGAACGCGATCTAAAGGTGACAACACTGGGAGCAGGTTCTAACTTGCTAGTGAGCGATCGCGGGATATCAGGCTTAGTTATTGCGACTCGTCATCTCCGCTTCAGCAACTTTGACCCTCAAACCGGTCAATTAACCGTTGCTGCTGGAGAATCAATTCCTAGCTTGGCATTGGCGGCAGCGGAATTAGGATGGCAAGGATTGGAGTGGGCTGTTGGCATCCCTGGAACAGCCGGTGGTGCTGTGGTGATGAATGCAGGGGCACATAATAGCTGTATCGCAGATATGTTAGTTAGTGCCGAGGTACTTTCACCCGATGGAACGCTGGAGACTCTTACCCCAGAACAGTTAGGTTATGGCTACCGGACTTCGTTATTGCAAGGTGGCGATCGCATAATCACCCAAGCTACCTTACAACTTGCACCAGGTGCAGACCCAGCGAAAGTTGTAGCACTCACCAAAGAACACAAAAAGCATCGGTTAAACACCCAACCATACAACTTCCCTAGTTGTGGGAGTGTGTTCCGCAATCCCAAACCTTACAGTGCTGGCTGGTTAATTGAACAAACTGGCCTCAAAGGCTACCAAATTGGTGGAGCGCAAGTAGCACTACTCCATGCTAATTTTATCGTTAACCGAGGTGGGGCAAAAGCCAGTGATATATTCTGTCTCATTCGCCACATCCAACATCAGGTACAAGAACGTTGGTCTATTAATTTAGAACCAGAAGTCAAAATGCTCGGAGAGTTTCAAGGTGCTTGTGGATAGGGAATGGGGAACGGGGAATGGCTAATGGCAAAGATGATGCTGTAAGGAAAAACAATT
This Nostoc sp. KVJ3 DNA region includes the following protein-coding sequences:
- the murB gene encoding UDP-N-acetylmuramate dehydrogenase; this translates as MTISQAAGNVCTVSALNTKKHQTSNSVDSEVIYLPNTDCTIKPQACLSAFTSYRVGGAADLYVAPRNLEALQASLKYAKERDLKVTTLGAGSNLLVSDRGISGLVIATRHLRFSNFDPQTGQLTVAAGESIPSLALAAAELGWQGLEWAVGIPGTAGGAVVMNAGAHNSCIADMLVSAEVLSPDGTLETLTPEQLGYGYRTSLLQGGDRIITQATLQLAPGADPAKVVALTKEHKKHRLNTQPYNFPSCGSVFRNPKPYSAGWLIEQTGLKGYQIGGAQVALLHANFIVNRGGAKASDIFCLIRHIQHQVQERWSINLEPEVKMLGEFQGACG
- a CDS encoding peptidylprolyl isomerase, coding for MLNLLKSWLKNSLMAILLVTIFLGITTAGWTPSSSAALPSGNAITDGKALLRYALPIDNKPVRQLQASLEDISAQLRANRRWGAISKDISQASRILDKPSQILTSVPTERQPQAEAWISELKSGVGKLQELANSKDKEKILQDRGKLLNLVTQLEESMVKEFPFEVPAQFSNLPQLKGHATVEIKTNKGDLTIVVDGYSAPVTAGNFVDLVQKGFYNDLEFTRSEESYFLQTGDPAGKDVGYIDPKTGKYRAIPLEVLVQGDKAPTYGITLEEAGRYIDMPVLPFSAFGAVVMARPESEVNGGSSQFFFFLFDPELTPAGRNLLDGRYAVFGYLTEGREVLDKLKAGDKIESAKVVQGIENLVEPQAA
- the nadD gene encoding nicotinate (nicotinamide) nucleotide adenylyltransferase; this encodes MQQLAIFGGTFDPIHWGHLLIAETAMQEVSLEKVIWVPSLNPPHKEAALFEHRVEMLQLAIKDNPAFTVSLVEANRSGTSYAINTLIDLSASYPNTHWHWIVGLDTFQTLPRWYRGHELAQMCDWLIAPRLLGGETITQSKLICKQVEQQLKEQLYTIHWQLLNIPIVGVSSSLIRKLCRERRSIRYLVPETVRSYITNNNFYSNKSE
- the thiL gene encoding thiamine-phosphate kinase; protein product: MNSDLSSQQVKDIGEQGLLERLQRFCPPEIIGDDAAVLETASGQSLVVTTDVLVDGVHFSNLTTSPEDAGWRAAAANLSDLAAMGASPLGITVGLGLPGEVKVSWVERLYQGMTECLQKYNTSIVGGDVVRSPVTTLAITAFGQVNPNQIIRRSAAVVGDAIVVTGVHGASHAGLELLLHPELGQNLKDTERTALIHAHQRPQPRLDVLPILWKILEYQSKIQNLKSKIPVAGMDSSDGLADAIIQICRASGVGAVLEQREIPVPKTFNHWLPEEQALAYALYGGEDFELVLCLPQELALALVQHLDRGAAIVGKITTGSTVLLHDKQKKFPDQVLSLSQGFQHFGQ
- a CDS encoding type I glyceraldehyde-3-phosphate dehydrogenase, with product MIRVAINGFGRIGRNFARCWVGRENSQIELVAINDTSDPRTNAHLLKYDSMLGKIKGAEISADDNSIIINGKTIKCVSDRNPEKLPWRDWGIDLIIEATGVFTSKEGALKHVNAGAKKVLITAPGKNEDGTFVVGVNHHDYDHNIHNIISNASCTTNCLAPIAKVLNDKFGIIKGTMTTTHSYTGDQRLLDASHRDLRRARAAAINIVPTSTGAAKAVALVIPDLRGKLNGVALRVPTPNVSMVDFVVQVEKRTITEEVNQALKDAAEGPLKGILAYSELELVSSDYQGHDASSIVDANLTLVLGNDLVKVMAWYDNEWGYSQRVLDLAELVAQKWQ
- the murC gene encoding UDP-N-acetylmuramate--L-alanine ligase, whose protein sequence is MTNSVDFSGRPFHFIGIGGIGMSALAYVLAKRQFPVSGSDLRPNHITHKLESIGAHIFGRQEANNLEFFRPQLLNSQEQLTADTKSKLPQVICSTAINTNNLEYKAALELGCPVLHRSDVLAALIADYYSIAVAGTHGKTTTSSMIGYMLLEAGLDPTILVGGEVNAWEGNARLGQSQYLVAEADESDGSLVKHAPEIGIITNIELDHPDHYDTLEEVINTFQTFAKGCKTLIGSIDCATVRDRLQPTISYSLYSDTNADYTVTNIDYRADGTTALVWEKGKALGVLKLRLLSRHNLSNALAAVAVGRVLGLEFGAIAKGIATFEGARRRFELRGEVDGITFIDDYAHHPSEIRVTLAAARLQARPGQRVVAIFQPHRYSRTLTFLKEFAESFTHADLVVLTDIYSAGEPNLGQITGEQLAAEIAKQHSHVVYQPTLPSVQEYLLKTLRPGDLALFLGAGNLNQVIPEVITALCEPAKATS
- a CDS encoding Uma2 family endonuclease, producing MVTRPITSITFEEYLTYDDGSDFHYELVDGKLELMNPPTIEHFLIVDFLDTALKVEIKRSSSTWLCFRESGVRTGRNKSRLTDLCVVTVEQARELLNTSAVFQSPPLLIVEVVSPESVKRDYRHKRSEYAALEVPEYWIVDPLKAKVSVLLLEDGFYEETVFTATQEIVSRTFPELAINCDRVFAAGNLN